One window of the Candidatus Woesearchaeota archaeon genome contains the following:
- a CDS encoding MBL fold metallo-hydrolase, whose amino-acid sequence MTAKLTFLGTGGDAIVVGRQVRASGGIVLEIDDNQFHIDPGPGSLVRMKQFDIHPRNTTAVLVSHNHINHCNDVNAVIEAMTHAGLDRKGVLIGNKTLFEGTENSPPYITPFHKNCLERFIIMEPHKKIAINDVEIVSLPAKHTDPHTVGFKFMTSLFTLVYSADTGYDTSLIDHYKGADILILNVQNPDDLRKEFHLCTEDAIAILEQVKPRLTIITHFGIKMMNEDPLHEARTIKKRTKGDVIAAKDGLTLNPEAYGSRTSTQS is encoded by the coding sequence ATGACGGCAAAGCTCACCTTTCTCGGAACAGGGGGAGATGCTATTGTTGTTGGAAGACAGGTACGTGCTTCTGGGGGCATTGTTCTTGAAATAGATGATAATCAATTCCATATTGACCCTGGTCCTGGTTCTTTAGTTCGGATGAAACAGTTTGACATTCATCCGAGAAATACCACAGCGGTTCTTGTTTCTCATAATCATATTAACCATTGCAATGACGTCAATGCAGTTATCGAGGCTATGACTCACGCCGGGTTGGACCGGAAAGGCGTGCTGATCGGTAATAAAACTCTTTTTGAAGGTACGGAAAACTCGCCTCCGTACATTACCCCCTTCCATAAAAACTGTCTTGAACGGTTCATCATTATGGAGCCACATAAAAAAATAGCTATCAATGACGTGGAGATTGTTTCCCTGCCAGCAAAGCATACGGATCCACATACCGTAGGATTTAAGTTTATGACATCATTATTTACCTTAGTGTATAGCGCTGATACGGGTTATGATACAAGCCTTATTGATCATTACAAGGGAGCTGATATCCTCATCCTCAATGTCCAGAATCCAGACGATCTCAGAAAAGAATTTCATCTCTGTACCGAAGATGCTATTGCCATCCTAGAGCAGGTAAAACCACGGTTAACCATCATTACTCATTTTGGTATCAAGATGATGAATGAGGATCCGCTTCACGAGGCAAGAACCATCAAAAAGAGAACAAAAGGTGATGTCATTGCCGCAAAAGATGGGCTAACCCTAAATCCAGAAGCATATGGTTCTCGCACCTCAACTCAATCTTAG
- a CDS encoding right-handed parallel beta-helix repeat-containing protein, whose product MEWKRGWCLFFVLLGLGILLSLISSLPVRADNVNFNGTSLVIANDGGMFTCENMSTFLNNNTLIQWVNASRICYLNQSLTVDGKLNITNETWYFTKRKPSTSSVNQSVFINGNLTLRNATLQVNGSVQEYGYMFTFTSTSTATIDTVRFRHFGSPLVEQEYGIDVQNANISFTNVDFKDGYNAVHYSGLTPSNIVISSSNFTNLTGKGLWFVAGTNVNITGNFFANNLYNASIYIMPSVAFSNLRIWNNTFVNLTNQSSNKASGIYLTPLATTNNITIANNTFNNTRVGVWFYTDVQTGDNYVIENNTFQGGCSGGSGVDVGSCIILRFPLSNGRGYRMVNNTFIQGDRAFFIYGIMNATIAYNTMTGMTGNGIISSFGDGTSTVLYTNISYNNISNLVAPLSGGPGVAFYFYSPFHNNTVQYNTFQNVSAALQLLNDTGGGNLISRNSFYDASATETTWIQWNASPTDNFFNDSLYGNWYESGISRGAAGTATGLLSMTWNSSIPTVARNWRDQKPVACPNGWNSNVACLSLRSPANNSGSSSTVFVAQTFGNTNVTNCTLYTNNSGSWTASASNSSVTTGLNVSMNFTVTQLPVIWNIVCTQSDGVNITSSDNYTLRNNVPLFVSNYRQNLTSNDASVMDTMIMSGQNENNTAGLSQWNFIGRSLGGPFSLQKMRTLIKWSPLNLSGITSSNVTLYLRQTAATNIGGNVLNREVVVKAFLANASWAEGTGSPGQSGIPRNNATLNGTTWNHRWFELNWTETGGDFDSSLSVNRTLLSNATGYTSFNITSFILLWHNGTYENNGLLLKSTNESSSSDYISVSSSESSTFPYVEYTLRIADVLLNTSANTTINVSGVFTDPDNQTLSYSCNATLASCSFNDSILTVAAGTTTGVESIVITANDSLLNATSNTFTLNVTSPSSLSNDSSPPSGGGNSYGGSVGSDTRSLRDSIVWSLDNISPGVPYGITFFSFHSLTKLTIVPAVRIHDASLDIRELTRLPDSFLPSATFTGTTYQSFQVALQNVKNEDVAEAYLQFKVPKAWIDEHGSMENVSVYRFVEENATWTELYPAVVALTDDNILFSVSLPHFSYFVIAMHTVQDTPVSLNESEQQVPLSEESFEQQAERPSLSEEREDHQEGPLRQNNEFQSPQNTSSSPTKRGVMFFALFTLLAIVIAGGIYFYTRRPKERLPEEQMPIQTP is encoded by the coding sequence ATGGAATGGAAAAGAGGCTGGTGTTTGTTCTTTGTTCTCCTGGGACTAGGCATACTTCTTTCTCTTATTTCAAGCCTTCCTGTTCGCGCAGATAATGTCAACTTTAATGGGACTTCTCTGGTCATCGCTAATGATGGTGGTATGTTTACCTGTGAAAATATGTCTACTTTCCTCAATAATAATACTCTTATTCAATGGGTCAATGCTTCGAGGATATGTTATCTGAACCAGTCACTTACGGTTGATGGTAAGCTGAACATCACCAATGAAACCTGGTATTTTACCAAGCGAAAGCCCTCTACGTCAAGCGTAAATCAAAGTGTTTTTATTAATGGAAATCTGACTTTAAGAAATGCGACCTTACAGGTAAATGGTTCAGTACAAGAGTATGGCTATATGTTTACCTTTACAAGCACAAGTACCGCAACGATTGATACCGTGCGGTTTAGACATTTTGGATCTCCGCTTGTTGAACAAGAATACGGGATTGACGTTCAAAATGCAAACATCTCCTTTACGAATGTGGACTTTAAAGACGGATATAATGCTGTTCATTATTCAGGACTGACTCCTTCAAATATAGTGATCTCCTCATCAAACTTTACCAATCTTACCGGAAAGGGGCTTTGGTTTGTTGCTGGCACGAATGTTAACATAACCGGAAACTTCTTTGCCAATAATCTTTACAATGCAAGCATCTACATCATGCCATCAGTAGCATTTTCTAATCTACGAATTTGGAATAACACCTTTGTTAATTTGACCAACCAATCCTCTAACAAAGCATCGGGAATTTATCTTACACCACTAGCGACAACCAATAACATAACCATAGCCAATAACACCTTTAATAATACCCGTGTAGGCGTCTGGTTTTACACTGATGTACAGACCGGTGATAACTATGTCATTGAGAACAACACATTTCAGGGTGGGTGTAGCGGTGGTAGTGGTGTTGATGTAGGCTCCTGTATTATCCTTCGATTTCCCTTAAGTAATGGTCGAGGATATCGTATGGTGAATAACACCTTTATCCAAGGGGATAGAGCTTTCTTTATCTATGGCATTATGAATGCTACCATAGCCTACAATACCATGACGGGAATGACTGGAAATGGTATTATCTCCAGCTTTGGTGATGGTACAAGTACCGTGCTTTATACAAACATATCCTACAATAATATTAGCAATCTTGTTGCTCCGCTTTCTGGAGGACCGGGAGTAGCATTTTATTTTTATTCTCCTTTTCACAATAACACGGTTCAGTACAATACCTTTCAGAACGTGAGTGCTGCTCTGCAACTGCTTAATGATACCGGTGGAGGAAATCTCATCAGCAGGAATTCCTTTTATGATGCTTCAGCAACTGAAACAACATGGATTCAATGGAATGCCTCGCCTACTGATAATTTTTTTAATGATTCTTTGTACGGAAACTGGTACGAAAGTGGGATATCACGGGGAGCTGCCGGAACAGCAACAGGGCTTTTGAGTATGACCTGGAATTCAAGTATCCCAACCGTAGCTAGAAACTGGCGAGATCAGAAACCAGTTGCCTGTCCCAATGGTTGGAACTCGAATGTGGCTTGTTTATCTTTACGCAGCCCAGCAAATAACAGTGGTTCTTCAAGCACGGTTTTTGTTGCACAAACATTTGGTAACACTAATGTTACTAACTGTACTCTTTACACGAATAACAGCGGTTCTTGGACCGCAAGTGCTTCAAACAGTTCAGTAACTACAGGTCTAAATGTCAGTATGAACTTTACGGTTACCCAGCTCCCTGTTATTTGGAATATTGTTTGTACGCAAAGTGATGGTGTAAATATTACCTCTTCTGATAATTACACGCTTCGAAACAATGTTCCCTTGTTTGTTTCAAACTACCGTCAGAATCTTACGAGTAATGACGCATCAGTTATGGATACCATGATCATGAGCGGCCAGAATGAGAACAACACCGCAGGACTATCCCAATGGAATTTCATTGGCCGTTCGCTAGGTGGGCCTTTTAGTCTACAAAAGATGCGCACACTCATCAAATGGTCCCCTCTTAATCTTTCGGGAATTACCTCTTCGAATGTTACGTTGTATCTCCGTCAAACAGCAGCGACAAACATCGGTGGAAATGTCTTAAACAGGGAAGTCGTTGTTAAGGCTTTCCTTGCCAATGCTTCATGGGCTGAGGGAACTGGATCTCCTGGTCAGTCTGGCATCCCAAGGAATAATGCCACATTGAATGGTACAACCTGGAACCATCGATGGTTTGAGCTCAACTGGACAGAAACTGGTGGAGATTTTGATTCTTCTCTTTCGGTTAATAGAACACTCTTAAGTAATGCAACAGGTTACACGAGTTTTAATATTACCTCCTTTATACTCTTATGGCATAATGGAACCTATGAAAATAACGGTCTTTTGCTTAAATCTACCAATGAGAGTTCGAGCAGTGATTATATCTCCGTATCTTCGAGTGAGTCATCTACGTTTCCCTATGTTGAGTACACCCTGCGCATTGCTGATGTACTTCTCAATACAAGCGCTAATACGACCATTAATGTGAGTGGTGTTTTTACTGATCCTGATAACCAGACATTATCGTATAGTTGTAATGCGACATTGGCAAGTTGCAGTTTCAATGATAGCATTCTTACCGTAGCCGCAGGAACAACAACGGGTGTAGAATCTATTGTCATTACAGCCAATGATAGTCTCCTGAATGCAACATCGAATACCTTCACGCTTAACGTAACTTCTCCTTCATCTCTATCTAATGATTCCTCACCCCCATCTGGAGGAGGTAATTCTTATGGAGGATCAGTTGGATCCGACACACGTTCTCTGCGTGACTCTATTGTTTGGTCGCTTGATAATATCTCTCCTGGCGTGCCTTATGGAATAACTTTTTTCAGCTTTCATTCATTGACCAAGCTAACTATTGTTCCTGCAGTTCGTATCCATGATGCATCGCTTGACATTCGAGAGTTAACACGTTTACCAGACTCTTTCCTTCCATCCGCTACCTTTACTGGAACCACCTATCAATCTTTTCAGGTAGCACTCCAAAATGTTAAGAATGAAGATGTTGCAGAAGCCTATCTCCAATTTAAGGTGCCAAAAGCATGGATTGATGAGCATGGTTCTATGGAAAATGTTTCCGTGTACCGTTTTGTTGAAGAAAATGCAACCTGGACTGAACTGTATCCAGCAGTTGTTGCTCTTACCGATGATAACATTTTGTTTTCGGTGAGCCTTCCTCACTTCAGTTATTTTGTTATTGCAATGCATACGGTTCAGGATACACCTGTTTCTCTTAACGAGTCTGAACAACAAGTGCCTCTTTCTGAGGAATCTTTCGAACAG
- a CDS encoding right-handed parallel beta-helix repeat-containing protein yields MRAMYVSYLLHVPLFIFLLVPFMHEVMAASCTQPYDSGDWIIRGNLSCENVQYVIQGNITFLDDAVVTWRNVTLFINATSNGSHVIRSLPNAQISWLDLDGDLRTTNDKTKLVSLNPQNHYYIELFNPRSVQLRNVEIAHVGDRDLFDNTSEGRGLSITIENGQGKTIDIQGADIHDSSVGVYINGNPSSPVQVYATDNTLRNITYIGFSLNGVTNSTFERNSFDGVAFHRGIMCSLCMYSLFLNNHFRNAPEGGGMLLTQPFPNQIIGNTFGEGLLHSITLSGTNGVVVENNIFRDQQLNDLRSDVIALIDANNSHIQYNTFTNNTRGIQYYGGSAPETNSISSNTFQNNTWNVLLAFSVRDQRLPYNYWGTTNCTLIDDHLCDDAKEGCSAGHIYTDPILNAPYPYGNAVLCDNGDPPTTPRNDLPLYPWSNDTLILVDPLNDTSLGFYNIHMVYLATDEENIYVRVSLQNLSDGAGIRACSGSQGEEYALTVVLDTSPFCGWFSVDQYVQSDGWGNTSLSKMDISQRYNYSMLNPFMPQTALTNLPIAINCNNQSMDFMVPKTSLRDYQGTLRVGIFTFLITRDLDGRKGMYLQDDTLNKGLLRYTEP; encoded by the coding sequence ATGCGTGCAATGTATGTTTCGTATTTGCTCCATGTTCCTCTGTTTATATTTCTCTTAGTTCCTTTTATGCACGAAGTCATGGCTGCATCATGTACACAGCCGTATGATAGCGGAGACTGGATCATCCGTGGCAATCTTTCCTGTGAAAATGTCCAGTATGTTATCCAGGGAAACATTACCTTTCTTGATGATGCTGTTGTGACCTGGCGTAATGTAACGCTCTTTATCAATGCAACGAGCAATGGGTCACATGTCATCAGAAGTTTGCCAAATGCACAAATTTCATGGCTTGATCTTGATGGTGATTTACGAACCACAAATGATAAGACCAAATTAGTAAGCCTTAATCCTCAGAATCATTACTATATTGAACTCTTTAATCCTCGAAGTGTTCAGTTGAGAAATGTCGAAATTGCCCATGTTGGCGATCGTGATTTGTTTGACAATACCAGCGAGGGAAGAGGCTTAAGTATTACCATAGAGAATGGTCAAGGAAAAACGATTGACATACAGGGGGCAGACATTCATGACAGTTCCGTTGGTGTTTATATCAATGGAAATCCAAGTTCACCAGTGCAGGTGTATGCTACAGATAATACGCTTCGTAATATCACGTATATTGGCTTTTCCCTAAACGGGGTTACAAACTCGACTTTTGAAAGAAATAGCTTTGATGGTGTTGCTTTTCATCGTGGCATAATGTGTTCGTTGTGTATGTACAGTTTGTTTTTGAATAACCATTTTAGGAATGCCCCTGAAGGTGGTGGTATGCTCTTAACCCAACCTTTTCCCAACCAGATTATTGGTAACACGTTTGGCGAGGGACTTTTACACTCTATTACCTTAAGTGGAACAAATGGGGTTGTTGTTGAAAATAATATCTTTCGTGATCAGCAGCTTAATGATCTTCGAAGTGACGTTATTGCATTAATTGATGCAAATAACTCACATATACAATATAATACCTTTACTAACAATACCAGAGGTATACAATATTATGGTGGTAGTGCACCTGAAACAAACAGTATTAGTAGCAATACCTTTCAGAACAATACCTGGAATGTTCTCTTGGCATTTTCAGTTCGTGATCAACGACTTCCTTACAATTATTGGGGTACAACCAATTGTACGTTAATTGATGACCATCTCTGTGATGACGCTAAAGAGGGTTGTAGTGCAGGCCATATTTATACTGACCCTATTCTGAATGCGCCTTATCCTTATGGAAATGCTGTTCTCTGTGATAATGGTGATCCTCCTACCACACCGAGAAATGATCTGCCTCTCTACCCATGGAGCAATGATACCCTTATTCTTGTGGATCCTTTGAATGATACCTCTCTAGGATTCTATAATATCCATATGGTTTATCTTGCTACTGATGAAGAGAATATCTATGTGAGAGTTTCATTACAGAATCTGTCTGATGGAGCAGGGATTAGAGCATGCTCCGGAAGTCAAGGAGAAGAATACGCGCTCACGGTTGTCTTAGACACCTCTCCTTTTTGTGGATGGTTTAGTGTTGACCAGTATGTCCAAAGCGATGGCTGGGGCAATACTTCTTTATCCAAGATGGATATAAGCCAGCGATATAATTATTCTATGCTCAACCCATTTATGCCGCAAACTGCCCTTACCAACTTGCCTATTGCCATTAATTGCAACAATCAAAGTATGGATTTTATGGTACCCAAAACATCCTTACGGGATTATCAAGGAACACTTCGTGTCGGTATTTTTACCTTCCTTATAACCAGAGATTTGGATGGCAGGAAAGGTATGTACCTGCAAGACGACACGCTTAACAAAGGGCTGTTACGGTATACTGAACCGTGA
- a CDS encoding peptidylprolyl isomerase, with translation MKDKKQGKSSEGNNTENKRQSYKIVSAIIGLIVIVALVIFLLAGRAKGPEEAATVNGEVITIDELELEYNRIAPFYQQTMTKSELLEQLIGQRLLVQEAKAKGFSANKEEVDDFLRNLLLQFPSPETFTELLHQQNLTLEDFKEKIAIQITVAKYLNETIFKSIIVNDDTAQAYYDNNSAFFSAQEGQIRARHILVADEEEANKLRTRLEEGEDFALLAQKNSIDGSARNGGDLGFFGKGQMVPEFEKAAFALAVGEISDVTQTQFGYHIIQREADTIPFEEVEEGITTYLAQQEQQLKLAELLEDLKEKADITLKYKEPAKGNVTPTANYGQTTP, from the coding sequence ATGAAAGACAAAAAACAAGGAAAATCGAGTGAAGGAAATAACACTGAAAACAAACGCCAATCATACAAAATAGTTTCAGCAATTATCGGTCTTATCGTTATTGTAGCATTGGTTATCTTTCTTCTGGCAGGACGGGCAAAAGGGCCTGAGGAAGCTGCCACGGTAAATGGAGAAGTGATAACGATTGATGAACTCGAGCTTGAATATAATAGGATTGCACCCTTTTACCAACAAACCATGACCAAGAGTGAGCTCTTAGAACAGTTAATTGGGCAACGATTACTTGTCCAGGAAGCCAAGGCAAAGGGCTTTTCAGCAAACAAAGAAGAAGTTGATGATTTCCTCAGAAACCTTCTCCTTCAATTCCCCTCACCTGAAACATTTACTGAATTATTACACCAGCAGAACTTAACCTTAGAAGATTTCAAGGAGAAAATCGCCATCCAAATTACGGTTGCGAAGTATCTTAACGAAACCATCTTCAAGTCCATTATTGTTAATGATGACACTGCCCAAGCGTACTATGATAATAACAGCGCATTCTTTAGTGCACAGGAGGGCCAAATACGGGCACGTCATATTCTCGTTGCCGATGAAGAAGAGGCAAATAAACTCCGTACACGATTAGAAGAAGGAGAAGATTTTGCTCTCTTAGCACAAAAAAACAGCATTGATGGTTCAGCCAGAAATGGTGGTGACCTTGGATTTTTTGGAAAGGGACAGATGGTTCCTGAATTTGAGAAAGCTGCCTTTGCTCTTGCTGTTGGCGAAATATCTGATGTCACACAAACGCAGTTTGGATACCACATCATCCAGCGGGAAGCAGACACGATTCCTTTTGAAGAGGTAGAGGAAGGTATTACGACCTATCTCGCGCAGCAGGAACAACAGCTCAAATTGGCAGAGCTTCTTGAAGACCTGAAAGAAAAGGCAGATATAACCCTGAAGTACAAAGAACCAGCAAAGGGAAATGTCACACCAACTGCTAACTACGGTCAAACGACTCCATGA